One part of the Microbulbifer sp. THAF38 genome encodes these proteins:
- the folB gene encoding dihydroneopterin aldolase, with amino-acid sequence MDIVYIRDLKVDTIIGIYDWEREVRQTVSLDLEMAFDISEAARTDNIEYTLNYKAVAKRLIAFIESSEFLLVETMAEQAAAIVREEFSVSWLRLRLSKPGAVRGSRDVGVIIERGERPAIGAAAMSAGV; translated from the coding sequence ATGGATATTGTTTATATACGGGATTTAAAGGTGGATACCATTATTGGTATCTACGATTGGGAGCGGGAAGTACGCCAGACTGTTAGCCTTGATCTGGAAATGGCTTTCGATATCAGTGAAGCGGCACGCACAGACAATATTGAGTACACACTGAACTATAAAGCGGTGGCCAAGCGCCTGATCGCTTTTATTGAGAGCAGCGAATTCCTGTTGGTGGAAACCATGGCGGAACAGGCTGCGGCAATTGTCAGGGAAGAGTTTTCCGTAAGCTGGCTGCGACTGCGTTTGTCCAAGCCAGGCGCGGTCAGAGGGTCCAGGGATGTGGGTGTCATTATCGAGCGCGGCGAGAGGCCGGCAATAGGTGCAGCAGCGATGTCTGCGGGAGTATAA
- the folK gene encoding 2-amino-4-hydroxy-6-hydroxymethyldihydropteridine diphosphokinase → MAQVYLSLGSNINRAQYIRAALDALAGRFGELQVSRIFESEAVGFQGDNFYNLVVGLQTDLPVGQLALCLRGIEDANGRLRSGPKFSARTLDIDILTYDHLTGTVDGVKLPRGEIVKNAFVLQPLAEIAPEVLHPVEQKTYRQLWNEYDQASQKLWPVEFIWP, encoded by the coding sequence GTGGCTCAGGTGTATCTCAGCCTCGGCAGTAATATCAATCGCGCGCAATATATTCGCGCAGCGCTGGATGCCCTGGCCGGGCGGTTTGGCGAATTACAGGTGTCCCGGATCTTCGAAAGTGAAGCGGTGGGCTTCCAGGGCGATAACTTTTACAACCTGGTGGTGGGGTTGCAAACTGACCTGCCGGTAGGGCAGCTGGCCCTGTGTCTACGTGGTATAGAAGATGCCAATGGCCGCCTGCGCTCCGGTCCCAAGTTCAGCGCGCGCACCCTGGATATTGATATTCTCACCTATGATCACCTGACCGGAACTGTCGACGGGGTAAAATTGCCTCGAGGTGAGATTGTAAAAAATGCCTTTGTTTTACAGCCTCTGGCAGAGATTGCACCTGAAGTACTGCATCCGGTCGAGCAGAAAACTTACCGTCAGCTGTGGAATGAGTACGACCAGGCTTCACAAAAATTGTGGCCGGTAGAATTTATTTGGCCGTGA
- a CDS encoding NADH:flavin oxidoreductase, translated as MSGSLDNLLRPFEHKSLKLRNRVAMAPMTRTMSPGYAPNDQVAGYYRRRAEGEVGLIITEGTFVNHKAANGYENVPAIYGEAALAGWKKVVDEVHAAGGQIIPQLWHVGSVRKEGIGPDKSVPGYSPSGLFKPGKPNGQVMSKEDIQEVVEAFADAAKAAKEIGFDGVEIHGAHGYLIDQFFWEGTNQRDDEYGGSIENRTRFAVEIIKAVREAVGEDFAIVLRYSQWKQQDYEAKLAQNPEELKRFLTPLVEAGVDIFHASTRRFWVPEFEDSNLNLAGWTKELTGKPVISVGSVGLDDDFIGGNNQGMGGTANPTDLGELTRRMDNQEFDLIAVGRALLQDPHWFAKVREDRAEEITPFTKEALMSLS; from the coding sequence ATGAGTGGTTCCCTGGACAACCTACTGCGTCCTTTCGAGCATAAATCCCTAAAGCTTCGCAACCGGGTCGCAATGGCACCTATGACCCGCACTATGTCGCCGGGCTATGCCCCCAATGACCAAGTGGCCGGCTATTACCGCCGCCGCGCCGAGGGTGAAGTGGGGCTGATTATTACCGAAGGTACCTTCGTTAATCATAAAGCCGCAAACGGCTACGAGAATGTCCCAGCAATATACGGTGAAGCCGCTCTCGCCGGCTGGAAAAAAGTGGTAGACGAAGTACACGCTGCCGGTGGCCAGATTATCCCGCAGTTATGGCACGTAGGCTCCGTGCGCAAAGAGGGCATAGGCCCGGATAAATCAGTGCCCGGCTACTCTCCCTCAGGCCTGTTCAAACCCGGCAAGCCCAATGGCCAGGTGATGAGCAAAGAGGACATCCAGGAAGTTGTAGAAGCTTTTGCGGACGCGGCGAAAGCAGCCAAGGAAATTGGATTTGACGGCGTAGAGATTCACGGCGCCCACGGCTACCTGATCGACCAGTTTTTCTGGGAAGGTACCAACCAACGCGATGACGAGTACGGTGGCTCCATCGAAAATCGCACCCGCTTTGCAGTGGAAATTATCAAGGCGGTACGTGAAGCCGTAGGCGAAGATTTCGCCATAGTGCTGCGCTACTCCCAGTGGAAGCAGCAGGATTACGAAGCCAAGTTGGCGCAAAACCCGGAAGAGCTGAAACGCTTTCTGACACCGCTGGTTGAAGCTGGTGTTGATATTTTCCACGCCTCTACAAGACGCTTCTGGGTGCCGGAATTTGAGGATTCTAATCTCAACCTGGCAGGCTGGACCAAGGAGCTGACTGGAAAACCGGTAATTTCTGTCGGCAGTGTCGGCCTTGACGATGATTTTATCGGTGGCAATAACCAGGGCATGGGCGGTACCGCTAATCCTACCGATTTAGGCGAATTGACCCGCCGTATGGACAACCAGGAGTTCGACTTAATTGCCGTAGGCCGCGCGCTATTACAAGACCCACACTGGTTCGCCAAGGTACGTGAAGATCGCGCGGAGGAAATCACGCCGTTTACCAAAGAAGCGTTAATGAGCCTAAGTTAA
- a CDS encoding helix-turn-helix domain-containing protein, with protein sequence MSRKRFDDLDCSLACALNEVGDWWSLLIIKQAMLGTRRFVDFQRNLGIAKNILVDRLSRLVENEVLVRFDAGEHGTRYEYRLTEKGRDLFTVVIALRQWNLRWNGNKDGMHLVDKISGEPISEVAVQNVQGQKLSIRDVLFVDENGQPLDQAG encoded by the coding sequence ATGTCACGTAAACGCTTTGATGATCTTGATTGCTCCCTGGCTTGCGCCCTAAATGAGGTGGGGGACTGGTGGTCCCTGTTGATAATTAAGCAGGCGATGCTGGGTACCCGCCGTTTTGTGGATTTCCAAAGAAACCTGGGAATTGCCAAAAATATCCTTGTGGATCGGTTATCCCGTTTGGTGGAAAACGAAGTGCTGGTGCGCTTTGATGCGGGTGAACACGGCACTCGCTATGAGTACCGCTTAACGGAAAAAGGCCGGGATCTGTTTACGGTGGTAATCGCCCTGCGTCAGTGGAACCTGCGTTGGAATGGCAATAAAGATGGGATGCATCTGGTCGATAAAATCAGTGGCGAACCAATCTCTGAAGTGGCTGTGCAGAATGTCCAGGGACAGAAACTCAGTATCCGCGATGTATTATTTGTGGATGAAAATGGCCAGCCCCTGGATCAGGCTGGCTAG
- a CDS encoding type 1 glutamine amidotransferase domain-containing protein, which produces MFKKIVISLTLTLSVFFGFIIWIKGLIPLQEQDFSTTTVSDLPYLQQLPRESRGKILAVATSTETMGDSGKATGYELTELARPYYIFSANGFIVDIASPKGGKPPAVIDKDDLGPFDYAFLNDPEAQQKVNNSIPIDQVSAEDYQAVFFVGGKGTMFDFPDNPHIQSLVREIYNSGKIIGAVCHGPAALANVILDNGKPLIADRQISAFTNEEELFLIPDAEQRFPFLLEDRLREQGAFFQAGPTYLEQVSVDGQLITGQNPWSTWLAAESMVSAMGYTPVPRQVTPAEQTVKLLLTYEQHGFTEATEKLHKLQEEGEIDKRLLAMHGVVSAMRWEPGRALDIIRLLSKSQD; this is translated from the coding sequence ATGTTTAAGAAAATTGTTATTTCCCTGACACTGACTTTGTCCGTCTTTTTTGGTTTTATTATTTGGATTAAGGGCCTAATTCCACTCCAAGAGCAGGACTTTTCCACTACGACAGTCAGTGACCTGCCGTATTTACAACAATTACCCAGGGAAAGCCGAGGAAAAATCTTAGCTGTTGCTACCAGTACTGAAACGATGGGGGATAGTGGCAAGGCGACTGGTTATGAATTAACGGAACTGGCACGCCCCTATTACATCTTTTCAGCCAACGGATTTATTGTCGATATTGCCAGTCCCAAAGGTGGCAAACCGCCTGCGGTGATCGATAAAGATGATCTGGGGCCTTTCGACTATGCCTTTCTCAATGACCCGGAGGCACAGCAAAAGGTCAACAACAGTATTCCTATCGATCAGGTATCAGCAGAGGATTACCAGGCCGTATTTTTTGTCGGCGGTAAAGGCACCATGTTCGATTTCCCCGACAATCCCCATATCCAGTCCCTGGTCCGGGAAATCTATAACAGCGGCAAAATTATCGGAGCGGTATGCCACGGGCCAGCAGCCCTTGCCAATGTCATCCTGGATAATGGCAAGCCCTTAATCGCCGATCGGCAGATCAGTGCTTTTACTAACGAAGAGGAGCTTTTTCTTATCCCTGACGCCGAGCAACGATTTCCATTCCTGCTTGAGGATCGCTTACGTGAACAGGGCGCGTTTTTTCAGGCTGGGCCCACTTACCTGGAACAAGTCAGTGTGGATGGCCAGCTTATTACCGGGCAAAACCCCTGGTCCACCTGGCTGGCGGCTGAGAGTATGGTAAGCGCGATGGGCTATACCCCTGTTCCACGCCAAGTCACTCCAGCGGAGCAGACCGTCAAATTACTACTCACTTATGAGCAACACGGCTTTACCGAGGCCACAGAGAAATTGCATAAGCTTCAGGAGGAAGGGGAAATAGACAAGCGCCTACTGGCCATGCATGGCGTTGTCTCTGCAATGCGTTGGGAGCCGGGCAGGGCTCTGGACATAATCAGACTGCTGTCCAAGAGCCAGGATTGA
- a CDS encoding sensor histidine kinase KdpD produces the protein MRETSNLQRKVFAIFGSFTLLLCLVFFAICMMVAYVVEDHLLDNLLAGEVRYLEQQARLTSATPKPRLPYLTLYTESKIIPAELRTALPSYAEKAEWFSDTEHHFHLRRVHFPDNHSAVLVAEVSELLTVTRQSSKLLWLFASACILTLLLALYCAFRISRKTIAPVVTLAKAVQQQRNCDSQISLPYNNEQDEIGYLASTLQDTLNQLKLTLRRETEFTRDTSHELRTGLTILKSTLALSQNREMTLAEKNELLETVTGMEKTVKTLLALARSESLQSEDIPLRALLEERLLAQHQLIVQKHFFVDLKLGHKVRVLANRHLVSLLFDNLISNALQHATSPELVITYKGDALSFENATDNQLDLETSLLPGQKREGSDGIGQGLFLAKRICEALNWTISIQCKKNIYQCSLSFTQ, from the coding sequence ATGCGCGAAACCAGTAATTTACAGAGGAAGGTCTTCGCTATTTTTGGCAGTTTTACCCTGCTGCTATGCTTGGTGTTTTTTGCCATTTGTATGATGGTGGCCTATGTAGTTGAAGATCATTTACTCGATAACTTATTGGCCGGAGAAGTCCGCTACCTCGAACAGCAGGCAAGACTGACTAGTGCGACCCCAAAGCCACGCCTACCCTATTTAACGCTATACACTGAAAGCAAAATAATTCCGGCCGAACTGCGCACTGCCCTACCAAGCTATGCAGAAAAGGCTGAGTGGTTTAGTGATACTGAACATCACTTCCATTTACGCAGAGTACATTTTCCGGACAACCATTCCGCCGTTCTCGTAGCTGAAGTCAGTGAATTGCTCACTGTTACGCGACAATCTTCAAAACTTCTTTGGCTCTTTGCCAGCGCCTGTATCTTGACCCTACTCTTAGCCCTCTATTGTGCTTTTCGTATTTCCCGTAAAACCATCGCGCCTGTAGTAACCCTTGCTAAAGCAGTTCAGCAGCAGAGAAACTGCGATTCTCAAATTTCCCTGCCCTATAACAATGAACAAGATGAAATCGGTTATCTCGCAAGTACCTTGCAAGATACACTTAACCAGCTAAAGCTAACATTGCGCCGGGAAACTGAGTTTACCCGGGATACAAGCCATGAGTTGCGCACCGGGCTAACCATTCTGAAAAGCACACTGGCTCTCAGTCAAAATCGGGAAATGACTTTAGCTGAGAAAAATGAGCTATTAGAAACTGTTACCGGTATGGAAAAAACCGTTAAGACACTATTAGCCCTCGCCCGCTCTGAGTCTCTACAGTCGGAAGATATCCCATTGCGCGCTTTACTAGAGGAACGTCTTTTAGCTCAACACCAGTTAATTGTACAAAAGCATTTTTTTGTTGATTTAAAGTTAGGGCACAAAGTCAGAGTCCTGGCCAATCGACACCTGGTAAGTCTGCTCTTCGACAACTTGATCAGCAATGCATTACAGCATGCTACCAGCCCTGAATTGGTTATTACCTATAAGGGGGACGCACTCTCTTTTGAGAACGCCACAGACAACCAATTAGATCTAGAAACCTCCCTCTTACCCGGCCAAAAAAGGGAAGGCAGTGACGGCATTGGTCAAGGCCTTTTCCTGGCCAAGAGAATCTGTGAAGCCTTGAATTGGACCATCTCTATCCAATGTAAAAAAAATATTTATCAGTGCTCTCTATCTTTTACACAGTAG
- a CDS encoding response regulator transcription factor — protein MPSLKILLIEDNPTIARQLAEFLHAEGWQIDYAHRGRQGLQLALEQIFDLIILDLGLPDMDGLEVCEKIKIQAPVNMPILMLTARDALADKERGFGIGADDYLCKPFEPRELILRCRALARRHQLHTSEEIKVGDLQINQRQQTAYRDKQPLPLTTIGFRILTMLAQASPAPVSRSAIIHHIWGDAPPETDALKSHIYSLRQTLDKPFQAPMLKTITNLGYQLETPNARNQ, from the coding sequence GTGCCCTCACTAAAGATATTGTTGATTGAAGATAACCCCACTATCGCCCGCCAGCTTGCCGAATTCCTTCATGCTGAGGGCTGGCAGATAGATTATGCCCACCGGGGTCGCCAGGGCTTACAGCTGGCCCTGGAACAAATCTTCGACCTGATTATTCTCGACCTGGGCCTGCCGGATATGGACGGCTTAGAGGTCTGCGAAAAGATCAAGATACAAGCGCCGGTTAACATGCCCATTCTGATGTTAACTGCCCGAGATGCTCTCGCAGATAAAGAACGCGGATTTGGTATCGGTGCCGATGACTACTTATGTAAGCCCTTCGAACCAAGGGAACTGATATTGAGATGCCGCGCCCTGGCACGTAGACACCAGCTGCATACCAGTGAAGAAATTAAGGTCGGTGATTTACAGATAAACCAGCGCCAGCAAACGGCCTACCGGGATAAACAACCTCTGCCCCTGACAACTATCGGTTTTCGCATTCTCACTATGCTCGCCCAGGCGTCGCCAGCACCAGTAAGCCGCTCGGCAATAATCCACCATATTTGGGGTGATGCCCCCCCAGAAACAGACGCCTTAAAATCCCACATTTATAGTCTTCGCCAAACACTGGATAAGCCTTTCCAGGCCCCTATGTTAAAAACCATCACCAATCTCGGTTATCAGTTGGAAACTCCCAATGCGCGAAACCAGTAA
- a CDS encoding pteridine reductase — protein sequence MTTLRNVLITGAAARLGRAIAEELHRDHRVVIHYRHSADAAKALANELNQLRPNSAIALHSELNSAEACSNLARRAQEAWGRIDVLVNNASAFHPTPVGKATEEDWDRLVGSNLKAPFFLTQALKETLSQQQGCVVNMADIHAERPMPEHTIYCAAKAGLVMLTKSLALELAPQVRVNAVAPGAILWPEQEATNEVKKAQITQRIPLARTGDPSDIAKTVRFLVCDAPYINGQVIAVDGGRNLNI from the coding sequence ATGACTACATTGCGTAATGTGTTGATTACCGGTGCCGCTGCACGCCTGGGTCGTGCTATTGCTGAAGAGCTACATAGAGACCACAGAGTTGTTATTCACTATCGCCACTCGGCTGATGCAGCTAAAGCCCTGGCAAACGAGCTGAACCAGCTCCGCCCCAACTCTGCCATAGCCTTACACAGTGAATTGAATAGCGCCGAAGCCTGTTCCAATCTGGCCCGGCGCGCGCAAGAGGCCTGGGGCCGTATTGATGTTCTGGTCAACAATGCCTCAGCATTTCACCCCACACCTGTGGGAAAGGCGACCGAGGAGGATTGGGATCGTCTGGTAGGCAGTAACCTCAAAGCCCCCTTCTTTCTCACTCAGGCCCTGAAAGAAACACTCAGCCAACAACAGGGCTGCGTTGTTAATATGGCAGATATCCACGCCGAGCGCCCGATGCCCGAGCACACTATTTACTGCGCCGCCAAGGCTGGGTTGGTAATGCTGACAAAAAGCCTCGCGCTGGAGTTAGCGCCCCAGGTCCGGGTCAATGCAGTCGCACCCGGTGCCATTCTTTGGCCAGAGCAAGAGGCAACTAACGAAGTCAAGAAAGCACAAATCACCCAGCGCATTCCTTTGGCCCGAACCGGCGACCCCAGCGATATCGCCAAGACCGTGCGCTTCCTTGTCTGTGATGCCCCCTATATCAACGGTCAGGTTATTGCCGTTGACGGCGGCCGCAACCTCAATATCTAG
- a CDS encoding multifunctional CCA addition/repair protein, translating to MKTYLVGGAVRDKLLNRPVTERDWVVVGTDVEHMRSLGYSPVGKDFPVFLHPQTGEEYALARTERKSGHGYGGFTVNATADITLEEDLLRRDLTINAMAETEDGELIDPYKGQEDLQARLLRHVSPAFAEDPLRVLRVARFAARYHHLGFTVADETMALMRQMVEAGEIEYLVAERVWKEVSRALTEPDPDIFIRILRECGALSILLPELENLFGVPQPPRHHPEVDTGEHVLLALHTAPAELPVRFAVLLHDLGKGLTPDETLPSHTGHESAGVPLVQAVCERWRTPKELTALAIGVCQYHLHCHRAFELRPQTIMKMIRSLDALRRPERFENFLRACEADARGREGLENRDYPQVDFLRAARDGAAAVTAEELIKQGYQGAKLGQALDRERIKAIAKVKDDYIA from the coding sequence TTGAAGACCTACCTTGTTGGCGGCGCGGTTCGTGACAAACTGCTCAACCGCCCAGTAACAGAACGCGACTGGGTGGTGGTGGGCACCGATGTTGAGCATATGCGTAGCCTTGGCTACAGCCCGGTGGGGAAAGATTTCCCGGTTTTTCTGCATCCACAAACCGGGGAGGAGTACGCCCTTGCCCGTACAGAACGCAAAAGCGGGCACGGCTACGGCGGTTTCACAGTCAATGCCACAGCGGATATTACTCTGGAAGAGGACCTGCTGCGCCGTGACCTCACCATCAACGCCATGGCCGAGACAGAAGACGGGGAGCTAATCGACCCCTACAAAGGTCAGGAAGACCTGCAGGCCCGCCTGTTACGCCACGTATCCCCGGCCTTCGCCGAGGACCCCTTGCGTGTATTGCGAGTAGCCCGGTTCGCGGCGCGTTATCATCACCTCGGGTTTACTGTCGCCGACGAAACCATGGCCCTTATGCGGCAGATGGTAGAGGCCGGCGAGATTGAATATTTGGTGGCCGAGCGAGTATGGAAAGAGGTCAGCCGTGCTTTAACTGAACCAGACCCGGATATTTTTATCCGCATACTACGCGAGTGCGGAGCCCTATCTATCCTGCTTCCTGAGTTGGAAAACCTATTCGGCGTCCCCCAACCTCCCAGACACCACCCCGAGGTAGATACTGGCGAGCATGTTTTATTGGCTCTCCATACTGCCCCCGCCGAGCTGCCAGTGCGCTTCGCCGTCTTGCTACACGACTTGGGTAAAGGCCTCACTCCCGATGAAACCCTCCCCAGTCATACCGGTCATGAGTCCGCCGGAGTTCCCCTGGTGCAGGCTGTCTGTGAGCGCTGGCGCACCCCAAAGGAACTGACTGCTCTGGCCATCGGTGTCTGCCAATACCACCTCCATTGCCACAGGGCCTTCGAATTGCGCCCACAGACCATTATGAAAATGATCCGCAGCCTGGATGCCTTGCGACGTCCAGAGCGATTTGAAAACTTTCTACGCGCCTGTGAGGCAGATGCCCGGGGTCGTGAGGGGCTGGAGAATCGAGATTATCCACAGGTGGACTTTTTACGCGCCGCTCGCGATGGGGCAGCGGCAGTAACTGCCGAGGAGTTGATTAAACAGGGCTACCAGGGTGCGAAACTCGGGCAAGCACTGGACCGGGAGCGCATCAAGGCAATCGCCAAAGTAAAGGATGACTACATTGCGTAA
- a CDS encoding helix-turn-helix domain-containing protein: MSELHVLTTGEAARYCGVNFRTVIRWIERGQLKAYKLPGRGDHRICVEDFVGFLRDNSMPVPNDLAVPSRKVLLLTTDPELTSSGLQALKNIGCEIEVAGDSFSAGILMANAKPALLVVDAALVGDGGFQVLDYLRSRSEYSNLRILVVAAEEDLDKARWLDAGADALLAHREERGELAAKARLLLEADH, translated from the coding sequence ATGAGCGAACTACATGTGCTAACCACCGGGGAAGCGGCTCGGTATTGTGGGGTCAATTTCCGAACGGTGATTCGCTGGATTGAGCGGGGGCAACTCAAGGCATACAAACTTCCGGGGCGGGGTGACCATCGTATTTGTGTAGAGGACTTCGTGGGCTTCCTACGGGATAACTCTATGCCGGTGCCGAATGACCTGGCGGTACCCAGTCGTAAAGTACTGTTGCTGACAACAGATCCAGAGCTGACCTCTTCAGGCTTGCAGGCGCTGAAAAATATTGGCTGTGAAATTGAGGTGGCTGGTGACAGCTTTTCCGCAGGCATTTTAATGGCTAATGCCAAGCCGGCGCTGTTGGTGGTTGATGCCGCCCTGGTGGGCGATGGGGGGTTCCAGGTACTGGATTACCTGAGATCGCGCAGTGAGTACAGCAATTTGCGTATCCTCGTTGTAGCCGCAGAAGAAGATCTGGATAAAGCGCGCTGGTTGGATGCGGGAGCGGATGCCCTACTGGCGCATCGAGAGGAGCGCGGTGAGCTGGCTGCTAAAGCCAGACTGTTATTAGAGGCCGATCACTAA
- a CDS encoding SpoVR family protein, producing the protein MLDTFASGNDSQKPESVNPISTTSEWTFELIQEYDRAIGELADEFGLDTYPNQIEVISSEQMMDAYSSVGMPVGYNHWSFGKQFISVENNYQRGLMGLAYEIVINSNPCIAYLMEENTMTMQALVIAHASYGHNSFFKGNYLFRSWTDASSIIDYLIFAKNYISRCEERHGLDEVEAVLDSCHALMNYGVDRYKRPYPISAIEEERQQQEREEYRQRQLNDLWRTIPKLGDGAEESNEKRFPEEPQENILYFIEKNAPLLEGWQRELVRIVRKLAQYFYPQRQTQVMNEGWATFWHYTLLTELYRRGRVTEGFMMEFLQSHTNVIYQPSFDSPYYNGINPYTLGFSIFSDLRRICEDPTDEDRRWFPDIAGSNWRETLQFAMRDFKDESFILQFLSPKVMRDMKLFCISDNDQENEIVVSAIHDDSGYRQLRENLAGQYNLGNREPNIQVYSVDTRGDRSLTLNHTQHRRRPLGKDTPEVLRHLHRLWGFDIHLNSLNGDEITASYHCPEQGRDRQEGEEESMLIPKPI; encoded by the coding sequence ATGCTAGACACATTTGCCAGCGGCAACGACTCGCAAAAACCAGAGTCTGTAAACCCCATCTCTACCACTTCAGAGTGGACATTTGAGTTAATCCAGGAATATGATCGCGCCATCGGCGAACTGGCTGACGAATTCGGCCTGGATACTTATCCCAATCAAATTGAGGTAATTAGCTCTGAGCAAATGATGGATGCCTACTCATCGGTAGGTATGCCAGTTGGCTACAACCACTGGTCATTCGGCAAGCAATTTATCAGTGTTGAAAATAATTATCAGCGCGGGCTAATGGGACTCGCCTACGAGATTGTTATCAATTCCAACCCCTGTATCGCTTATCTCATGGAAGAAAATACCATGACGATGCAGGCCCTGGTCATTGCTCACGCCTCCTACGGGCACAATTCTTTCTTCAAGGGAAATTACCTTTTTCGCTCCTGGACCGATGCCAGTAGTATTATCGATTACCTGATTTTCGCTAAAAATTACATTTCCCGCTGCGAAGAGCGCCATGGTCTTGATGAGGTCGAGGCCGTACTGGATTCCTGTCACGCTTTGATGAATTACGGCGTTGACCGCTATAAACGACCGTACCCCATCTCTGCTATCGAAGAAGAGCGCCAGCAACAGGAGCGTGAGGAGTATCGACAACGACAACTAAACGATCTCTGGCGAACCATCCCAAAATTAGGGGACGGCGCTGAAGAATCGAATGAAAAACGTTTTCCTGAAGAGCCCCAGGAAAACATCCTCTACTTTATTGAGAAAAATGCTCCCCTACTCGAAGGCTGGCAAAGGGAGTTAGTGCGTATCGTACGCAAGCTCGCCCAGTATTTTTACCCACAGCGTCAAACTCAGGTAATGAATGAAGGCTGGGCCACTTTCTGGCACTACACACTGCTGACAGAACTCTACCGGCGTGGTCGTGTCACGGAAGGCTTTATGATGGAATTTTTACAAAGCCATACGAATGTGATTTATCAACCCAGTTTTGACAGCCCTTATTACAACGGCATCAACCCATACACTCTGGGTTTCAGCATATTCAGTGATCTCAGGCGTATCTGTGAAGACCCTACCGATGAAGACCGTCGCTGGTTTCCAGATATCGCTGGGAGTAATTGGCGAGAAACACTGCAGTTTGCCATGCGCGATTTCAAGGACGAGAGCTTTATTCTGCAGTTTCTCTCCCCAAAAGTAATGCGTGATATGAAACTCTTTTGTATCAGTGACAACGACCAGGAAAATGAAATTGTTGTCAGCGCAATCCATGACGACAGCGGCTATCGACAGTTGCGGGAAAACCTTGCTGGCCAATATAACTTAGGTAACCGGGAGCCTAATATCCAGGTTTACTCTGTAGATACCCGGGGAGACCGCTCACTCACCCTAAACCATACCCAACATCGCCGCCGTCCACTGGGCAAAGATACACCCGAAGTTTTACGGCACCTGCACAGACTGTGGGGTTTTGATATTCATCTAAACAGTCTCAACGGGGATGAGATTACGGCGAGCTACCACTGTCCTGAACAGGGCCGTGACAGGCAGGAGGGGGAGGAAGAATCCATGCTCATTCCAAAACCCATCTGA